One window from the genome of Bdellovibrionales bacterium encodes:
- a CDS encoding glycine cleavage system protein H, protein MGYMWIQEEDGIITIGINEEGLADFEEITSVDLPAENDKVEADEVCGTVETDDGPLDIYSPVSGTVLEVNSAVIDDPTLIQEDPFEEGWLIRVEASEDLDDEDEDEDDDDDEDEDDEEEDED, encoded by the coding sequence ATGGGCTATATGTGGATCCAAGAAGAGGATGGCATCATCACTATTGGTATCAACGAAGAGGGCCTTGCAGATTTCGAAGAAATCACTTCCGTCGACCTTCCAGCTGAAAACGACAAAGTTGAAGCTGACGAAGTTTGCGGGACTGTTGAAACAGACGACGGTCCGCTGGACATCTATTCACCGGTTTCCGGCACAGTTCTCGAAGTGAACTCTGCTGTGATCGACGATCCAACTCTAATTCAAGAAGATCCTTTTGAAGAAGGCTGGCTCATCCGCGTGGAAGCATCCGAGGACCTCGATGACGAGGATGAAGATGAGGATGACGACGACGATGAGGACGAGGATGACGAAGAAGAGGATGAGGACTAG
- a CDS encoding EamA family transporter: MRNLVLYLLCTLIWGSTWLVITFQLGAASPVASVFYRFLISAVLLLIACKAFRLPLDFKLKHHRWFLAQGICMFSVNYMLTYVAEGLISSGMVAVTFTLLLYYNILGTWLLFRTPVRRNVIFGAVIGGLGIGLIFLQEILSFKSGSTSLWGLVVGAVATVFASAGNLISYVHRKENIPVMSSNAFGMLYGSIFTFLVGLVLQQSFHADWTLKYTVSLLYLAVFGSVIAFGAYLSLVGRIGAEKASYTSILSPVIALTLSSFFENFHWTPEIATGIVLCLAGNVITLQKAKKRTAD, translated from the coding sequence CTGAGAAACCTAGTTCTTTACCTTCTCTGTACTTTAATTTGGGGCTCCACTTGGTTAGTAATCACCTTCCAACTTGGAGCCGCCTCACCGGTTGCCTCAGTCTTTTACCGCTTTCTGATTTCAGCTGTTCTTCTACTCATCGCTTGCAAAGCGTTCCGACTCCCACTTGATTTTAAGTTAAAACACCACCGCTGGTTTCTAGCGCAAGGTATTTGCATGTTCTCTGTGAACTATATGCTGACCTATGTGGCTGAAGGACTGATCAGCTCGGGCATGGTGGCAGTCACTTTCACATTGCTACTTTATTATAATATTTTGGGAACCTGGCTTCTATTTCGAACCCCCGTTCGACGAAACGTAATTTTCGGAGCTGTCATCGGAGGCCTCGGCATCGGGCTCATTTTTCTGCAAGAGATTTTGAGTTTCAAATCCGGCTCCACTTCTCTCTGGGGTTTGGTTGTGGGCGCTGTAGCGACCGTATTTGCCTCTGCAGGAAATCTGATTTCTTACGTTCATCGCAAAGAAAACATTCCGGTGATGTCTTCAAATGCGTTTGGGATGCTCTATGGAAGTATTTTTACTTTTTTAGTGGGTCTCGTTTTGCAACAAAGTTTTCATGCCGACTGGACCCTGAAGTACACGGTCAGCTTGCTGTATCTTGCGGTCTTTGGCTCAGTCATCGCCTTCGGTGCCTATCTGTCGCTGGTAGGCCGTATAGGCGCTGAGAAAGCGTCTTACACAAGTATCCTGAGCCCCGTGATTGCGCTGACTCTATCGTCTTTCTTTGAGAACTTTCACTGGACTCCGGAAATCGCTACCGGGATCGTGCTCTGTCTTGCCGGTAACGTCATTACCCTGCAAAAGGCAAAAAAAAGGACTGCCGATTAG
- a CDS encoding ABC-F family ATP-binding cassette domain-containing protein, protein MLTAKALGYALPEGRALFQNLNFTIENKKYGLVGINGVGKSTLVKILGGVLEPSSGQLIGATRGVYLPQWEDRPEMTAGEYLVDIWEGTEATLRESLLKDLDLAKPLAVLSGGQWMRVRLLRALAHAGDLLILDEPTNDLDRESRKGLYHFVQTYTGGLLIISHDRELLEYVDEIWELTNQGISVYGGGFDFYEEAKIGERALLAERIDTARREKKKQEREHIEKLDRQAKRTRLAEKKAPDMGIPKIILGGRKRQAQVTAGKIHSAEQERDQQRAAEFQQLLEKQKQSSEIRLDFSLGTKPKGKVIFSLENFNCRYVGQESMLWQQPITLTLYAGDRLNIRGGNGTGKSTLLKILTGVLASEKCERYGHVSEILRKYVYLDQNYNLLDNKQNIIESLLEDCRYDQTEARNRLADYGFTGDSVFKSIGVLSGGERLRLCLAKLAFSLKTPEVWILDEPTNNLDLDSLAVLEAALREYDGTLIIVSHDERFIERISCGQWLQLVSAQKDRSDL, encoded by the coding sequence ATGCTAACAGCAAAAGCGTTAGGCTATGCGCTGCCCGAGGGGCGTGCGCTCTTTCAAAATTTAAATTTTACGATCGAAAACAAGAAGTACGGACTTGTTGGAATCAACGGCGTAGGTAAAAGCACGCTCGTCAAAATTCTCGGCGGAGTCTTGGAGCCGTCGAGTGGTCAGCTAATTGGCGCCACTCGTGGAGTCTATTTGCCTCAGTGGGAGGACCGGCCCGAGATGACTGCGGGGGAATACCTTGTGGATATCTGGGAAGGCACTGAAGCCACTCTTCGCGAGTCCTTGCTGAAAGATCTTGATCTTGCAAAGCCTTTGGCGGTTCTCAGCGGAGGGCAGTGGATGCGAGTGCGTCTGCTCCGAGCCTTGGCGCACGCAGGTGATTTGCTGATTCTCGATGAGCCAACGAATGATTTAGATCGCGAATCCCGTAAAGGTCTTTATCATTTTGTGCAAACATACACTGGCGGTTTGCTGATAATTAGTCATGATCGTGAACTGCTTGAGTATGTTGACGAGATTTGGGAGCTCACCAATCAAGGAATTTCTGTCTATGGAGGCGGCTTTGATTTTTATGAAGAAGCCAAAATAGGAGAGCGGGCTCTACTTGCGGAAAGGATTGATACCGCTCGTAGAGAAAAGAAAAAACAAGAGCGTGAACATATCGAGAAACTCGATCGGCAGGCCAAGCGGACACGCCTTGCTGAGAAGAAAGCTCCGGATATGGGAATCCCGAAAATTATTCTGGGTGGCCGCAAACGCCAAGCCCAGGTGACCGCCGGAAAAATCCATTCCGCAGAACAAGAGCGCGACCAACAAAGAGCCGCAGAGTTTCAACAGCTTTTAGAAAAGCAAAAGCAGTCTTCAGAGATTCGCTTAGATTTTTCTTTAGGCACAAAACCGAAAGGCAAAGTGATTTTCAGTCTCGAAAATTTCAACTGTCGTTATGTCGGTCAAGAATCGATGCTGTGGCAACAGCCCATCACTCTGACTTTGTATGCGGGTGATCGCCTCAATATTCGTGGCGGTAATGGCACTGGAAAATCAACTCTGCTGAAGATTTTGACCGGGGTACTCGCATCTGAAAAATGCGAGCGGTATGGTCATGTTTCCGAGATCCTACGAAAATATGTTTATCTCGATCAGAACTATAATCTGCTAGATAACAAACAAAATATTATAGAGAGTCTTCTTGAAGACTGCCGCTATGATCAAACTGAGGCGAGAAATCGTCTTGCAGATTATGGTTTTACCGGCGACAGCGTTTTCAAGTCCATCGGTGTTTTAAGTGGCGGTGAAAGGCTAAGGTTGTGCTTAGCGAAGCTAGCATTCAGTTTAAAGACGCCAGAGGTATGGATCCTGGATGAACCGACCAACAATCTGGATCTTGATAGCTTAGCGGTTTTAGAGGCCGCTTTGAGAGAGTACGACGGCACTCTCATCATCGTCAGTCATGATGAGAGATTCATAGAAAGAATCTCCTGCGGACAATGGCTACAGTTGGTGTCAGCACAAAAAGATCGAAGTGATTTATGA
- a CDS encoding P-II family nitrogen regulator, whose product MKKIEAIIKPFKLDDVVDALAEVGVEGISVTEIRGFGRQKGRTEVYKGAEYVVDFLPKLKIEVVVPGALCDAAVEAIAKTARTGKIGDGKIFVLPVESVLRIRTGEKNEEAL is encoded by the coding sequence ATGAAAAAAATTGAAGCTATTATTAAGCCTTTTAAACTTGACGACGTAGTTGATGCTCTCGCGGAAGTCGGAGTCGAAGGTATTAGTGTCACTGAGATCCGCGGTTTTGGACGACAAAAGGGACGCACTGAAGTCTATAAAGGTGCCGAATACGTCGTCGACTTTCTACCAAAATTAAAAATTGAAGTGGTCGTGCCAGGTGCACTTTGCGACGCTGCTGTTGAGGCCATCGCGAAGACTGCGCGTACAGGGAAAATTGGAGACGGAAAAATCTTTGTATTGCCTGTCGAGAGTGTGCTGCGGATACGAACCGGTGAAAAAAACGAAGAAGCGTTGTAA
- the glnA gene encoding type I glutamate--ammonia ligase has translation MNAQQALQFGKDKGARMVDLKFCDLVGTWQHITIPFAELSMEIFEHGLGFDGSSIRGWRGIEESDMIILPDPSTAKMDPFMQVPTLHFICDVCMPETLQPYDRDPRQVVKRAVAFMQSTGIADTAYFGPEAEFFIFDDVRYEQTNNSGFYMIDSEEAAWNTGRDEGGSNLGYKIRQKEGYFPALPTDTQQDIRTEMCLELERAGMIVERHHHEVASAGQAEINFRYDSALEMGDKMMWFKYIVKNVARRHGKTATFMPKPLFNDNGSGMHIHMSLWKDGKNLFAGNKYAGLSELALYYIGGVLKHAPALCGIINPTTNSYKRLVPGFEAPTKLAYSFKNRSAAMRIPNSGPNPKAKRIEFRTPDPSANIYLAQAAVLMAGLDGIINKIHPGDPLDKDIYGLSPQEAAGIPAVPGTLEESLMNLKNNGGFLKKGDVFSDDLLETWINYKIDREVRPVQQRPVPYEFHLYYDI, from the coding sequence ATGAACGCACAACAAGCTCTGCAATTCGGTAAAGATAAAGGCGCCCGCATGGTCGACCTCAAGTTCTGTGACTTAGTCGGAACTTGGCAACACATCACCATCCCATTTGCTGAACTCAGCATGGAAATCTTTGAACATGGATTGGGTTTTGATGGCAGCTCTATCCGCGGCTGGCGCGGAATCGAAGAATCTGACATGATCATCTTGCCAGATCCTTCGACTGCGAAAATGGATCCTTTCATGCAAGTACCGACCCTGCATTTCATTTGCGACGTTTGCATGCCTGAAACGCTTCAACCTTACGACCGCGATCCGCGCCAAGTGGTGAAACGCGCGGTTGCGTTCATGCAATCCACTGGTATTGCAGATACAGCTTACTTCGGTCCTGAGGCCGAGTTCTTCATCTTCGATGACGTTCGCTATGAACAAACCAACAATTCTGGTTTCTACATGATTGATAGCGAAGAGGCGGCTTGGAACACAGGACGCGACGAAGGCGGCAGCAATCTCGGTTACAAAATCCGCCAAAAAGAAGGTTACTTCCCAGCTCTTCCTACCGACACTCAACAAGATATCCGCACTGAAATGTGCTTGGAGCTTGAGCGCGCCGGTATGATCGTTGAACGTCATCACCACGAAGTGGCTTCTGCGGGACAAGCAGAGATCAACTTCCGTTATGATTCAGCGCTTGAAATGGGCGATAAAATGATGTGGTTTAAATACATCGTGAAAAACGTAGCTCGCCGTCATGGGAAAACTGCGACATTCATGCCAAAGCCCTTGTTCAATGACAACGGCTCTGGAATGCACATCCATATGTCTCTGTGGAAAGATGGCAAAAATCTTTTCGCGGGCAATAAGTATGCAGGTCTTTCCGAATTGGCTCTTTACTACATCGGTGGTGTTTTGAAGCATGCTCCTGCACTTTGCGGTATTATCAATCCAACAACAAACTCATATAAACGTTTGGTTCCTGGGTTCGAGGCTCCGACCAAATTGGCATACAGCTTCAAAAACCGTTCTGCGGCAATGCGTATTCCAAACTCTGGTCCAAATCCAAAAGCAAAACGTATTGAATTCCGTACTCCAGATCCTTCTGCGAACATTTACTTAGCGCAAGCAGCTGTGTTGATGGCGGGTCTTGACGGTATCATCAATAAAATTCACCCGGGTGATCCTTTGGATAAGGATATCTACGGACTTTCTCCTCAAGAGGCTGCAGGAATTCCTGCGGTGCCTGGAACTCTCGAAGAAAGTTTGATGAATTTGAAAAATAATGGCGGATTCTTGAAAAAAGGCGATGTTTTCAGTGACGATTTGCTGGAAACATGGATCAATTACAAGATTGATCGTGAGGTTCGTCCTGTTCAGCAGCGCCCGGTGCCTTACGAATTCCATTTGTACTACGATATCTAG
- a CDS encoding YccF domain-containing protein has translation MNFILNILWLLFGGWTTAISWFTSAIIMVISIVGIPWARAAFNIGLLNLWPFGSRVVDREHVSGADIGTGALGVIGNILWFVFCGWWLALVHLFFGIGLCITIVGIPFGLQHFKLAGISLAPIGKAIVFK, from the coding sequence ATGAACTTCATTCTTAATATCTTATGGCTTCTCTTCGGTGGATGGACTACAGCGATATCGTGGTTCACCTCTGCAATTATTATGGTGATTTCGATCGTCGGCATTCCCTGGGCTCGTGCTGCTTTCAACATTGGTCTTTTGAATCTCTGGCCCTTTGGTTCCCGCGTTGTCGATCGCGAGCATGTCAGTGGCGCAGACATCGGCACAGGCGCCCTCGGCGTGATCGGAAATATTTTATGGTTTGTCTTCTGCGGCTGGTGGCTGGCTCTGGTGCACCTGTTCTTTGGTATCGGGCTTTGCATCACTATTGTTGGCATCCCTTTTGGTCTTCAACACTTTAAGCTCGCCGGTATCTCTTTGGCTCCTATCGGAAAGGCCATAGTCTTCAAATAA
- a CDS encoding Lrp/AsnC family transcriptional regulator — translation MIDATDRKILGLLRQDSRMQYAEIGKKVNLSAPAVHARVKKMEKEGVIRGYTVDIAPEALGLPMCAFIRIAKSRGLSIDIAKHLQKIENIEECHSVAGEDCVMVKARVQSPLELSKLIDKVRSLEEIDRTLTVVVLETHFERGLQP, via the coding sequence ATGATCGATGCAACAGACAGAAAAATATTAGGTTTACTGAGACAAGACTCGCGCATGCAGTACGCGGAGATCGGTAAAAAGGTGAATCTGTCGGCTCCAGCCGTTCATGCCCGGGTTAAGAAGATGGAAAAAGAAGGTGTCATCCGGGGCTATACCGTCGACATCGCGCCTGAAGCCTTGGGACTTCCGATGTGTGCTTTCATCCGGATCGCAAAGAGCCGGGGGCTTTCAATTGATATCGCTAAACATCTCCAGAAAATCGAGAATATCGAAGAATGTCATAGCGTTGCCGGTGAAGACTGCGTGATGGTCAAAGCCCGCGTGCAATCCCCATTGGAGCTGTCAAAGCTCATCGATAAGGTGCGAAGTTTGGAAGAAATCGACCGCACCTTGACAGTTGTTGTTTTAGAAACACATTTCGAAAGAGGACTTCAGCCCTAG
- the torT gene encoding TMAO reductase system periplasmic protein TorT, which yields MKVFFITLMSVFIALTASAKPLKICALLPHAKDRYWWGIAYGLKDESEKMGVKVEIFLADGYSFLGQQKKQILQCKNQKFDAMILGGISREQLSIPLEEVRQAGIPVIDLVNGVNSSAIVAKATVNYLKVSDKIFDFIIKHAQANKLKKPIRIVVFPGPKGAGWSQDTYSGFMAKSKHKDVQISFGGFEDTGIYQQMSLIRDYFSDRKADYIVANGVAALAASRYFGYKHDKQQVPYIISTYETDEIIEALKDGKILATSTEKPVVLARQSIHLAIEAIENTINQSRFQSDIGVATKENIGKAHLDESLPGKGFFFESNILNRENK from the coding sequence ATGAAGGTCTTTTTTATAACTCTTATGTCTGTGTTCATCGCGCTGACAGCGAGTGCGAAGCCTTTGAAAATCTGCGCACTCCTGCCTCATGCAAAGGACCGTTATTGGTGGGGGATTGCTTATGGTCTTAAGGATGAATCCGAAAAGATGGGCGTGAAGGTTGAGATCTTCTTAGCTGATGGCTACAGCTTTTTAGGCCAGCAAAAAAAGCAAATTCTCCAATGTAAAAATCAAAAATTCGATGCCATGATTCTAGGCGGTATTTCGCGTGAGCAACTCTCCATTCCTCTGGAAGAAGTTCGTCAGGCAGGGATTCCAGTGATTGATTTAGTAAATGGTGTGAATTCTTCGGCGATCGTTGCAAAGGCGACGGTGAACTACCTAAAGGTGTCGGATAAGATCTTTGATTTCATTATTAAACATGCTCAGGCAAACAAGTTAAAAAAGCCTATTCGTATTGTCGTGTTTCCAGGACCTAAAGGAGCTGGCTGGTCCCAAGACACTTACTCTGGATTTATGGCGAAAAGTAAACACAAGGACGTGCAAATTTCTTTTGGTGGGTTTGAAGACACAGGCATTTATCAACAGATGAGTCTTATTCGTGACTATTTCTCTGACAGGAAGGCTGATTACATTGTTGCTAATGGTGTGGCGGCCTTGGCAGCCAGTCGCTATTTTGGCTATAAGCACGATAAGCAACAAGTGCCTTATATTATTTCAACGTATGAAACAGATGAAATTATCGAAGCACTAAAAGACGGTAAGATTCTTGCGACTTCCACGGAAAAGCCCGTCGTCTTGGCGAGACAAAGTATTCACCTTGCTATTGAGGCGATAGAGAACACGATAAATCAAAGTCGTTTTCAAAGTGATATCGGGGTTGCGACGAAAGAGAATATTGGTAAAGCCCATCTTGACGAATCACTTCCTGGGAAGGGCTTTTTCTTTGAATCCAATATTCTCAATCGAGAGAACAAGTAG
- a CDS encoding helix-turn-helix transcriptional regulator, translated as MKQVKALSDFLKEKRTQVGLSQKDVADKLGYSSAQFISNWERGLSSPPMHTLKKLAEMYNVNVDEMFDVILESTLEQVRVDLQKKFYNHTKKAANGTSTNNTTTAPNANSSSSSSGIAR; from the coding sequence ATGAAACAAGTAAAAGCTCTCTCAGATTTTTTAAAAGAGAAACGCACACAGGTAGGTCTCTCTCAGAAGGATGTTGCGGATAAGCTCGGATATAGTTCCGCACAATTCATCTCTAACTGGGAAAGAGGACTTTCAAGCCCACCAATGCACACCTTGAAGAAGCTTGCTGAGATGTACAACGTGAATGTCGACGAGATGTTTGATGTGATCTTGGAATCCACTCTTGAACAGGTCAGAGTAGATTTACAAAAGAAATTCTATAATCACACTAAAAAAGCTGCGAATGGGACTAGTACGAACAATACGACCACTGCCCCAAACGCAAACAGCAGCAGTAGTAGCAGTGGAATTGCACGATAA
- a CDS encoding CapA family protein, producing the protein MRNLVFALALLLSQNIFAAQDLSFDANCLRANDRATISFVGDILVHKAIYESVVKNSKRFASTWRRTIPYFAKADFSVGNLEGPAAMGIDAKGKDHGDIGFVYDGVVYSGTNFVFNYHPQILAELNQSGFDLLTVANNHSLDRRSIGIDRTLQAAEVYKMPTIGTRMSKDTNGDFHRVMDINHIRVAFISCTEATNGMADPANQVLRCYNNEQLMKTIKDLSSRSDIDAVIVYPHWGEEYEPAPNKNQKIYARKYLEAGATAVIGSHPHVLQPWETYRTKDGRETLIAYSLGNFLAGQPGLEKQTGAIIYMGLSKEGPGKAKIFGVGYTPTYRDGFEIYPIESGGKTDVLNHAAKYFGTNGRLDLATTLEQKFCN; encoded by the coding sequence ATGCGCAATTTAGTTTTTGCACTAGCTTTGCTTTTGTCTCAAAACATTTTCGCGGCCCAAGACCTATCATTTGATGCAAACTGCCTACGGGCCAATGATCGTGCGACGATTTCTTTTGTAGGGGATATTCTGGTCCACAAGGCAATTTACGAATCAGTGGTTAAAAACTCAAAACGTTTTGCTAGCACGTGGAGGAGAACGATTCCCTATTTTGCCAAGGCCGATTTTTCTGTAGGAAATCTAGAGGGACCCGCCGCTATGGGTATCGATGCTAAGGGCAAAGATCATGGGGATATCGGCTTTGTCTATGACGGCGTTGTATACTCGGGCACGAATTTTGTCTTTAATTATCATCCCCAGATACTCGCGGAACTGAATCAGTCGGGATTTGATCTGCTGACTGTGGCGAATAATCATTCGCTCGATCGCAGAAGTATTGGTATTGATCGCACGCTGCAAGCGGCTGAAGTTTATAAGATGCCGACCATAGGGACGCGGATGTCAAAAGACACCAACGGTGATTTTCATCGGGTGATGGATATCAATCATATTCGTGTGGCATTCATTAGCTGTACAGAAGCGACAAATGGAATGGCGGATCCAGCGAACCAAGTTCTTCGCTGTTACAACAACGAACAACTGATGAAAACGATCAAAGATCTTTCATCGCGGTCAGACATTGATGCAGTGATCGTCTATCCGCATTGGGGAGAAGAGTACGAACCCGCACCGAATAAAAACCAAAAGATTTATGCTCGAAAATACCTAGAAGCAGGCGCGACCGCGGTGATCGGTTCGCATCCACATGTCTTGCAGCCTTGGGAAACGTACCGCACAAAAGATGGCCGTGAAACACTCATCGCATATTCATTGGGGAATTTCCTCGCTGGCCAGCCCGGACTTGAAAAGCAAACAGGAGCAATTATTTACATGGGCCTAAGCAAAGAAGGTCCAGGAAAAGCAAAAATATTCGGAGTCGGATATACGCCGACATATCGTGATGGCTTTGAAATTTATCCTATTGAGTCTGGCGGCAAGACAGACGTGTTGAATCATGCCGCTAAGTATTTCGGAACGAACGGACGCTTAGACTTAGCGACAACTCTTGAGCAAAAATTTTGCAATTAA
- a CDS encoding glycosyl hydrolase 53 family protein, which translates to MSFSKSFSTMASLLLIIGCTGGHFSVPNVASSSGNQSLGSVGGSTPTPTPSVSPTATPLPGASVTPTPTMTPTPTPKASPVNQNIVLGVNGHDGRQYYPLTQSENLFKLLDSKNLRSYRVDADPRNFTLLDEMVRLQKKYNVNVRPMVYPLTKADGYTLAKKYGADIKIWEIGNEQDYSKTGAQDRINAMVTMYQGMKQASDELGLNLKFTINVMACNSDDTSATARCPNDKNGAMWFLDMAKASGFNFDYISFHYYAYLSDKGYWYDMYFGQMRAMATKYKTKIFYNEVNCADIYQGNTDGGKAGDKACYDSMKQLLTEVNANHKDIIQEINMYELLDEPNNDGVEAHFGLMYDLTKPKELFNLITSFAK; encoded by the coding sequence ATGTCATTTTCAAAATCTTTTTCTACAATGGCCTCTTTATTACTGATCATCGGCTGTACGGGTGGGCACTTTTCCGTGCCAAATGTCGCTTCCAGCAGCGGGAATCAGTCATTGGGATCTGTCGGTGGGTCAACTCCAACGCCAACACCGTCAGTGAGTCCCACGGCGACACCTTTGCCGGGGGCGAGTGTGACGCCGACTCCGACGATGACACCGACGCCAACTCCCAAGGCAAGTCCAGTGAATCAGAATATCGTGCTGGGTGTGAACGGGCACGATGGTCGCCAGTATTATCCGCTCACACAGTCTGAAAATTTGTTTAAGCTTCTCGATTCAAAAAACTTGCGCTCTTACCGTGTCGATGCGGATCCTCGAAATTTTACTCTGTTAGACGAGATGGTTCGTTTGCAGAAAAAGTACAACGTGAATGTGCGGCCGATGGTGTATCCGCTGACGAAAGCTGATGGTTATACGCTCGCAAAAAAATACGGCGCTGATATTAAAATTTGGGAAATCGGCAATGAACAAGACTACTCAAAGACCGGCGCTCAAGATCGCATCAATGCCATGGTGACCATGTACCAGGGCATGAAGCAAGCATCTGACGAATTGGGTTTGAATCTGAAGTTTACGATCAACGTGATGGCTTGTAATAGTGACGACACCTCAGCAACTGCTCGCTGCCCGAATGATAAAAACGGCGCTATGTGGTTCTTAGATATGGCGAAGGCTTCTGGATTTAATTTTGATTACATCAGCTTTCACTACTATGCGTATCTGAGCGACAAGGGTTACTGGTACGATATGTATTTCGGCCAAATGCGTGCAATGGCTACGAAATATAAAACGAAAATATTCTACAACGAGGTCAACTGCGCCGATATTTATCAGGGCAATACCGACGGCGGTAAGGCTGGTGATAAGGCTTGCTACGATAGCATGAAGCAGCTACTGACCGAGGTGAATGCCAACCACAAAGACATTATCCAAGAGATCAATATGTATGAGCTCCTGGATGAGCCAAACAATGACGGTGTCGAAGCTCACTTTGGCTTGATGTATGATCTAACCAAACCAAAAGAGCTCTTTAACCTCATAACATCATTTGCGAAATAG
- a CDS encoding DUF2917 domain-containing protein, translating into MIYQIKLQKGELWRPKELKRGSYKVLSGMAWVTYTGVPDDYVVNLGETLPATHNGMVVEALEDLTLEVQTIEFKLESYEL; encoded by the coding sequence ATGATTTACCAGATTAAGCTACAAAAAGGCGAGCTCTGGAGACCCAAGGAACTAAAACGGGGCTCCTACAAAGTGCTGTCAGGGATGGCTTGGGTAACCTATACGGGCGTGCCCGACGACTACGTCGTGAATCTTGGCGAAACACTTCCCGCCACTCACAACGGCATGGTGGTCGAGGCCCTTGAAGACCTCACACTCGAAGTTCAGACCATTGAATTTAAACTAGAGAGCTACGAACTTTAG
- a CDS encoding tRNA (cytidine(34)-2'-O)-methyltransferase: MKSTDTLPKPTFKIVLIEPEIPQNTGNIGRTCVATNCELHVVGKMGFEINDKNLKRAGLDYWPHLTWYRHETFEDWLKLVTDPTRMWLFTTKTQRTYFEPQYQPGDWFVFGKETKGLAPDFLAKFPNQTLTIPMIGEGARSLNLATSVAIAAYEGVRQLGFCQKT; the protein is encoded by the coding sequence ATGAAGTCTACAGACACCTTGCCTAAGCCGACATTCAAAATTGTGCTCATCGAGCCCGAGATCCCACAAAACACGGGGAACATCGGGCGTACGTGCGTAGCTACGAACTGTGAGCTTCATGTTGTTGGCAAAATGGGCTTTGAGATCAACGATAAAAATTTGAAGCGTGCGGGCCTCGATTATTGGCCGCATCTGACCTGGTATCGCCACGAGACCTTCGAAGATTGGTTGAAGCTTGTGACGGATCCAACGCGCATGTGGCTTTTCACCACGAAAACTCAGCGCACCTATTTTGAACCGCAGTATCAGCCTGGAGATTGGTTTGTTTTCGGAAAAGAGACCAAGGGTCTTGCTCCGGATTTCTTGGCGAAGTTTCCAAATCAGACCCTCACCATTCCGATGATCGGTGAAGGCGCCCGTAGCTTGAATCTCGCTACTAGTGTTGCGATTGCGGCCTACGAAGGTGTGCGCCAACTGGGTTTTTGCCAGAAGACATAA
- a CDS encoding gamma-glutamylcyclotransferase codes for MTTTRFFVYGSLCEGMVHFSKIQSFIESSVPAQIRATAYRLKVGFPALINSGADLVPGHLVELRSSDLLIALLDEFFGYNQQDPSKSLYHRQETLVSIEGENVEKAWAYFLNPMKLPANATPIHGGDWQKSLEDQPAMTQKLTDKQKCYISKLGNSSGREIVPIDLQLYRELMNLELIVDKGRRLALSKLGHEVYRHLA; via the coding sequence ATGACTACAACGCGTTTTTTTGTCTATGGTTCATTGTGCGAGGGGATGGTTCACTTTTCTAAGATTCAAAGTTTTATTGAATCTTCTGTTCCAGCTCAGATCCGCGCCACAGCCTACAGACTTAAAGTCGGTTTTCCTGCTCTGATTAATTCTGGAGCAGATTTGGTTCCCGGTCATCTCGTTGAATTACGCTCTTCAGATCTTTTGATTGCTCTTTTAGATGAGTTTTTTGGCTATAATCAGCAAGATCCGTCTAAAAGCCTCTATCATCGCCAAGAAACTCTTGTGTCCATCGAGGGCGAAAACGTTGAAAAAGCGTGGGCTTACTTCTTGAATCCAATGAAGTTGCCGGCAAATGCAACGCCAATTCATGGCGGAGATTGGCAAAAGTCCCTCGAGGACCAGCCGGCAATGACCCAAAAGCTGACTGATAAGCAGAAATGCTACATTTCTAAGCTAGGGAACTCTTCTGGGCGTGAGATCGTACCTATCGACTTACAACTTTACAGAGAACTCATGAACTTAGAGCTGATCGTAGACAAGGGCCGAAGACTTGCGCTATCTAAGCTCGGTCATGAAGTCTACAGACACCTTGCCTAA